The Nonlabens spongiae genome contains a region encoding:
- a CDS encoding maltokinase N-terminal cap-like domain-containing protein: MPKNTLSNPKSWEELLNDDAFKKQLTDDVLEHYIIDQRWYGGKSSTMKYLEISEFFTIAHKGDHFYGLLLEVNFKEAFYQHYFLPLGFVEEKEVAGNGLIAPIKLGNTSGYLVDALFLDSFRKVLFEKIIESEPVEGLGTIAFHAGEGLMETEYRSSRFLGAEQSNTSIIFNDDYIVKFFRRIYSSTNPDYQICRYLTEQTSFDRSPTYMGSINLNIVKKHDVTLALMQKLVPNQGDGWEWMLGELRTVFDTLSRKRINIKSLPDIKLFERIKLNDIPLEIIDWTGLELLKKIRTLALRTAQFHVAIGAERNDLKFTAAKYNGDYNVWLKNRLLYMFQNRLNTVENNLHKLKGESLELAQELLERKNDIRARFIEFDWHRMKGERIRVHGDYHLGQVLLDGHDFYLLDFEGEPESTIRDRKVKQMPQKDLAGMFRSFHYAIYATIFEIQDEMPLSKEDLYAAGELLYKYFISIFLDTYLHHIHNHNLNIGYQKEVNFLLQFCLLEKAIYELGYEFNSRPSWAIIPLRGIHSIMNYEQEKV; this comes from the coding sequence ATGCCTAAGAATACGCTTTCAAATCCCAAATCATGGGAAGAACTTCTCAATGACGATGCGTTCAAAAAACAACTTACTGATGATGTTTTAGAACATTATATTATCGATCAGCGCTGGTATGGTGGCAAGAGCAGCACGATGAAGTATCTTGAAATCAGCGAGTTTTTTACGATCGCACACAAAGGCGACCATTTTTATGGCTTGCTGCTGGAGGTTAATTTTAAAGAAGCCTTCTACCAGCATTATTTTTTGCCACTAGGTTTTGTGGAAGAGAAGGAGGTTGCAGGAAACGGTTTGATTGCGCCCATAAAACTGGGCAATACCAGCGGTTATTTAGTCGATGCACTTTTTTTAGACTCATTTAGAAAAGTCCTTTTTGAAAAAATTATTGAGTCTGAGCCTGTTGAAGGTTTGGGTACGATTGCCTTTCATGCTGGCGAGGGACTTATGGAAACAGAGTATCGTTCCAGTAGGTTTTTAGGCGCAGAGCAAAGCAATACCAGCATTATCTTCAATGATGATTATATCGTCAAGTTTTTCCGTAGGATTTATAGCAGTACCAATCCAGACTATCAAATATGTAGGTATTTGACAGAGCAAACCAGCTTTGATCGATCACCCACTTACATGGGGTCGATCAATCTCAATATCGTCAAGAAGCACGATGTTACCCTGGCACTCATGCAAAAATTAGTACCTAATCAAGGCGATGGCTGGGAATGGATGCTGGGTGAATTAAGGACTGTTTTTGATACGCTTTCGCGAAAGCGTATCAACATAAAATCCCTGCCAGATATCAAGCTGTTTGAGCGCATCAAGCTCAATGATATCCCGCTTGAAATCATCGATTGGACGGGTCTGGAATTATTAAAGAAAATACGCACCCTTGCTTTGAGAACCGCACAGTTTCACGTGGCGATAGGAGCAGAGCGCAACGACCTAAAATTCACCGCAGCTAAATATAACGGCGATTACAACGTGTGGCTCAAGAACCGACTGCTGTACATGTTTCAAAACCGACTCAATACAGTAGAAAATAATTTGCACAAACTCAAAGGCGAGTCGCTAGAGCTGGCACAGGAACTTCTAGAGCGCAAAAATGATATCAGAGCTCGGTTTATTGAATTTGACTGGCACCGTATGAAAGGGGAGCGCATTAGGGTTCACGGTGATTACCATCTGGGTCAGGTGCTGCTGGACGGTCATGATTTTTATCTATTGGATTTTGAGGGTGAGCCAGAAAGCACGATACGTGATCGTAAGGTGAAGCAAATGCCACAAAAGGATCTCGCGGGCATGTTCCGTAGCTTTCATTATGCGATTTATGCAACGATTTTTGAAATACAAGACGAAATGCCCCTTTCAAAGGAGGATCTGTACGCCGCTGGAGAATTGTTGTATAAATACTTCATTTCCATTTTTTTAGATACTTATTTACACCACATCCATAATCATAATTTGAATATTGGTTATCAAAAAGAAGTGAACTTTCTTTTGCAATTCTGCTTGCTGGAAAAAGCGATATATGAATTGGGCTACGAATTTAATTCTCGTCCCAGCTGGGCGATCATTCCTTTACGTGGCATCCATAGTATTATGAACTATGAGCAGGAGAAAGTATAA